One region of Mycolicibacterium insubricum genomic DNA includes:
- a CDS encoding family 2A encapsulin nanocompartment cargo protein cysteine desulfurase: MSTSNEPAGVPTAEEIAALAGQMYSSGVRPGPDTPPQLVPVAPRGSAPADPLLPDLTAFAVPSGLVPTVPGVLAGARPTAPVAPRGSAPAWPDSAPSVPSGIWSPAQPQTSGNEADYYFLSGPSARPGVLAPAPDVPDSHEVFDVHALRADFPILGETVNGRPLIWFDNAATTQKPQAVIDRLAHFYAHENSNIHRAAHELAARATDAYEDARETVRRFINAPRAEDIVFVRGTTEAINLVAYAWGGKNLGPGDEIVLTHLEHHANIVPWQFVARQTGAVIKVAPVDDAGNLLLADFERLLGPRTKLVAATHVSNALGTVTPVHEIVELGHRYGARVLIDGAQSIPHIPIDVASLGADFFVFSGHKIFGPTGIGALYATEDALAETPPWQGGGNMITDVTFERSLFAPPPGRFEAGTGNIADAVGLAEALRYVEKVGIERINAYEHALLDYATPLLADIPGVRLVGTADEKASVLSFVLAGHEPLEVGKALNAEGIAVRAGHHCAQPILRRLGLEATVRPSFAFYNTFDEIDVFIAAVRRIAADG; encoded by the coding sequence ATGAGTACAAGTAACGAGCCGGCCGGGGTCCCGACCGCCGAGGAGATCGCCGCGCTGGCCGGTCAGATGTACTCGTCGGGTGTACGGCCCGGCCCGGACACGCCGCCGCAGCTGGTTCCGGTGGCACCGCGGGGCAGCGCACCGGCCGATCCGCTGCTGCCCGACCTGACGGCCTTCGCGGTGCCCTCGGGCCTGGTCCCGACGGTGCCCGGGGTGCTGGCCGGGGCCCGGCCCACCGCACCGGTCGCCCCGCGGGGCTCGGCGCCTGCGTGGCCGGACTCGGCACCGAGCGTGCCGAGTGGGATCTGGTCACCGGCGCAGCCGCAGACTTCGGGCAACGAGGCCGACTATTACTTCCTGTCCGGGCCCTCGGCCCGGCCGGGGGTGCTGGCCCCGGCTCCCGACGTCCCGGATTCGCACGAGGTCTTCGATGTGCACGCGCTGCGGGCCGATTTCCCGATTCTGGGAGAGACGGTCAACGGCCGGCCGCTGATCTGGTTCGACAATGCGGCGACCACCCAGAAGCCGCAGGCGGTCATCGACCGACTGGCGCACTTCTACGCGCACGAGAACTCCAACATCCACCGGGCGGCGCACGAGCTGGCCGCCCGGGCCACCGACGCGTACGAGGATGCCCGGGAGACGGTGCGCCGGTTCATCAACGCACCGCGGGCCGAAGACATCGTGTTCGTCCGGGGCACCACCGAGGCGATCAACCTGGTCGCCTACGCATGGGGCGGCAAGAACCTCGGCCCCGGTGACGAGATCGTCCTCACCCACCTGGAGCACCACGCGAACATCGTTCCGTGGCAGTTCGTCGCCCGCCAGACCGGTGCGGTGATCAAGGTCGCCCCGGTCGACGACGCGGGGAACCTGCTGCTGGCGGATTTCGAGCGGCTGCTGGGTCCGCGGACGAAGCTGGTGGCGGCCACCCACGTGTCGAACGCCCTGGGCACCGTCACCCCGGTGCACGAGATCGTCGAGCTCGGCCACCGCTACGGCGCCCGGGTGCTGATCGACGGGGCACAGTCGATCCCGCACATCCCGATCGACGTGGCATCGCTGGGCGCGGATTTCTTCGTGTTCTCCGGGCACAAGATCTTCGGGCCCACTGGCATCGGGGCGCTGTACGCCACCGAGGACGCGCTGGCCGAGACCCCGCCGTGGCAGGGCGGCGGGAACATGATCACCGACGTCACCTTCGAGCGGTCGCTGTTCGCACCGCCCCCGGGCCGGTTCGAGGCAGGCACCGGGAACATCGCCGACGCAGTCGGGCTGGCCGAGGCGCTGCGCTATGTGGAGAAGGTCGGCATCGAGCGGATCAACGCCTATGAGCATGCGCTGCTGGACTACGCCACGCCGCTGCTGGCCGACATCCCCGGGGTACGGCTGGTCGGCACCGCCGACGAGAAGGCCAGCGTGCTGTCGTTCGTGCTGGCCGGCCACGAGCCGTTGGAGGTCGGCAAGGCCCTGAACGCCGAGGGTATTGCGGTGCGCGCCGGGCATCACTGCGCCCAGCCGATTCTGCGCCGGCTCGGTTTGGAGGCAACGGTGCGCCCGTCGTTCGCCTTCTACAACACCTTCGACGAGATCGACGTGTTCATCGCCGCGGTGCGGCGGATCGCGGCCGACGGCTGA
- the cysK gene encoding cysteine synthase A — protein MSKIYDNVTELVGRTPLVRLNRLTEELGAQVVVKLEFYNPANSVKDRIGVSIIDAAERVGALRPGGTIVEATSGNTGIALAMVGAARGYRVILTMPDTMSLERRAMLRAFGAEIVLTPGSEGMAGAVNKAREIIAETDNAVAADQFANPANPEIHQRTTGEEIWNDTDGAVDIFVAGIGTGGTLTGVGRNLKARKPEVQVVGVEPKDSPILTGGQPGPHKIQGLGANFIPEALDRSVYDEIIDVDADDAIRVSRELGTREGILGGISAGANVWAALQLAGRPENAGKLIVAVIPDFGERYISTVLFDHVRE, from the coding sequence ATGAGCAAGATTTACGACAACGTCACCGAGTTGGTCGGACGCACCCCCCTGGTACGGCTGAACCGGCTCACCGAGGAACTCGGCGCCCAGGTCGTTGTCAAACTCGAGTTCTACAACCCCGCCAACAGCGTCAAGGACCGCATCGGAGTGTCCATCATCGACGCCGCCGAACGCGTCGGCGCGCTGCGTCCGGGCGGCACCATCGTGGAGGCGACCAGCGGAAACACCGGTATCGCGCTGGCCATGGTCGGCGCCGCCCGCGGCTACCGGGTGATCCTGACCATGCCGGACACCATGTCCCTGGAACGACGGGCGATGCTGCGGGCGTTCGGCGCCGAGATCGTACTGACCCCGGGCTCCGAGGGGATGGCCGGCGCGGTCAACAAGGCCCGGGAGATCATCGCCGAGACCGACAACGCGGTGGCCGCCGACCAGTTCGCCAACCCCGCCAACCCGGAGATCCACCAGCGGACCACCGGCGAGGAGATCTGGAACGACACCGACGGCGCGGTCGACATTTTCGTCGCCGGCATCGGCACCGGGGGCACGCTCACCGGCGTCGGCCGCAATCTGAAGGCCCGCAAGCCCGAGGTGCAGGTGGTCGGAGTCGAGCCCAAGGATTCGCCGATCCTGACCGGCGGGCAGCCCGGCCCGCACAAGATCCAGGGTCTGGGCGCGAACTTCATCCCGGAGGCGCTCGACCGGTCGGTGTACGACGAGATCATCGACGTCGACGCCGACGACGCGATCCGGGTGTCCCGGGAGCTGGGCACCCGGGAGGGCATCCTGGGCGGCATCTCCGCCGGCGCCAACGTGTGGGCCGCGCTGCAGTTGGCGGGCCGGCCGGAGAACGCCGGCAAGCTCATCGTGGCCGTCATCCCCGACTTCGGCGAACGCTACATCTCGACCGTTCTGTTCGACCACGTCAGAGAGTAG
- the epsC gene encoding serine O-acetyltransferase EpsC — protein sequence MALLSVLREDLRNARGHDPAARGDLENALVYSGLHAIWSYRLAHRLWTRPGLQGLARLLSQFTRFATGIEIHPGATIGRRFFIDHGMGVVIGETAEIGDDVMLYHGVTLGGRSLQKGKRHPTLGDRVTVGAGAKVLGPIMIGDDSAIGANAVVTHDVPAEAIATGIPAVVRPRTEKQREPLVDPTSYIDPAMYI from the coding sequence ATGGCCCTGCTGTCGGTGCTGCGCGAAGATCTGCGCAATGCACGCGGCCACGATCCGGCCGCCCGCGGCGACCTGGAGAACGCACTGGTCTATTCCGGGCTGCATGCCATCTGGTCCTACCGGTTGGCGCACCGACTCTGGACCCGGCCCGGCCTGCAGGGCCTGGCCCGGCTGCTCTCCCAGTTCACCCGGTTCGCCACCGGTATCGAGATCCATCCGGGAGCGACGATCGGCCGGCGGTTCTTCATCGACCACGGCATGGGCGTGGTGATCGGCGAGACCGCCGAGATCGGTGACGACGTGATGCTCTATCACGGTGTCACCCTGGGCGGGCGCAGCCTTCAGAAGGGTAAGCGTCACCCCACCCTCGGCGACCGGGTCACCGTGGGGGCCGGCGCAAAGGTGTTGGGGCCCATCATGATCGGCGACGACAGCGCCATCGGCGCCAACGCCGTGGTCACCCACGACGTGCCGGCCGAGGCGATTGCCACCGGCATTCCCGCGGTGGTGCGCCCGCGCACGGAAAAGCAGCGCGAGCCGCTGGTCGACCCGACCAGCTACATCGACCCGGCGATGTATATCTAG
- a CDS encoding biliverdin-producing heme oxygenase gives MTIAPELLRQPLSVALREGSKAEHEDAENSGFVTELLDGRINETGYADYLRRLLTIYTALEAAVFAHRHDRLVAAVYDPALQRRAALESDLAHWAPGQPRDTDSPAAAAYAARLRDADWGGALLAHHYTRYLGDLSGGRIIGKNLNRTYHLHGAGLAFYDFPAIAKPKLYKDAYRHRLDALELSDADTARIVDEVKVAFGLNQAIFAELGANLAAYAR, from the coding sequence ATGACCATCGCACCTGAACTGTTGCGGCAGCCGCTGTCGGTGGCGCTGCGGGAGGGGTCGAAGGCTGAGCACGAGGACGCCGAGAACTCCGGTTTCGTCACCGAACTGCTCGACGGCCGGATCAACGAGACCGGCTACGCCGACTACCTGCGCCGGCTGCTCACGATCTACACGGCGCTGGAGGCCGCGGTCTTCGCCCACCGGCATGATCGGCTGGTCGCCGCGGTCTACGACCCGGCGCTGCAGCGCCGCGCGGCCCTGGAGTCCGACCTTGCGCACTGGGCCCCGGGACAGCCGCGCGACACCGACAGTCCGGCCGCGGCCGCCTACGCCGCCCGGCTGCGCGACGCCGACTGGGGCGGCGCGCTGCTGGCGCATCACTACACCCGCTACCTCGGGGACCTGTCCGGCGGGCGGATCATCGGCAAGAACCTCAACCGCACCTACCACCTGCACGGCGCGGGGCTGGCCTTCTACGACTTCCCGGCCATCGCAAAACCCAAGCTGTACAAGGACGCCTACCGGCACCGCCTCGACGCGCTGGAGCTGTCGGATGCCGACACCGCGCGGATCGTCGACGAGGTGAAGGTGGCGTTCGGCCTCAACCAGGCGATCTTCGCCGAACTGGGCGCCAACCTGGCGGCCTACGCGCGCTAG
- a CDS encoding pyridoxine/pyridoxamine 5'-phosphate oxidase gives MTTENGAAHWSIADGGRCYLRSLPVLTGDAPGFDEAKAPAEPVTLFVDWLQTAVAAGVPEPHAMTLCTVDEQGFPRARVLILKAVDERGWHLAVSSVSQKGRELAAHPVATLTFYWPALVRQVRVVGEVVDDGERASAEDFLARPPGSRAMAWTRRQSQPLTDPAELEHELVKAHRRLREDPDAVPAEWISYAVRPHQVEFWEGAPDRRHRRLSYTRDGQGWARTVLWP, from the coding sequence ATGACAACGGAGAACGGCGCCGCGCACTGGTCGATCGCCGACGGCGGGCGCTGCTACCTGCGATCGCTGCCGGTGCTCACCGGTGACGCCCCCGGCTTCGACGAGGCCAAGGCGCCGGCGGAGCCGGTGACCCTGTTCGTCGACTGGCTGCAGACCGCGGTGGCCGCCGGTGTCCCCGAACCGCATGCCATGACGCTGTGCACGGTGGATGAACAGGGTTTCCCGCGTGCCCGGGTGCTGATCCTGAAGGCCGTCGACGAGCGGGGCTGGCATTTGGCGGTCAGCTCGGTCAGCCAGAAGGGCCGCGAACTGGCCGCTCATCCGGTCGCCACGCTGACCTTCTACTGGCCCGCGCTGGTCCGACAGGTCCGGGTCGTCGGCGAGGTGGTCGACGATGGGGAGCGGGCGAGCGCCGAGGATTTCCTGGCCCGCCCGCCGGGTTCGCGGGCGATGGCCTGGACCCGCCGGCAAAGCCAGCCGCTGACCGACCCCGCCGAGCTCGAGCACGAGCTGGTCAAGGCCCACCGGCGGCTGCGCGAGGACCCTGATGCGGTTCCCGCCGAATGGATTTCGTACGCGGTGCGCCCGCACCAGGTCGAGTTCTGGGAGGGTGCACCGGACCGTCGGCACCGCCGGCTCAGCTACACCCGCGACGGGCAGGGGTGGGCCCGAACCGTGTTGTGGCCGTAG
- the lepA gene encoding translation elongation factor 4, whose protein sequence is MCREHGRWIGWQGPPPATRTAHQEIPISSFADTTFTAPAQIRNFCIIAHIDHGKSTLADRMLQLTGVVDDRSMRAQYLDRMDIERERGITIKAQNVRLPWTVREGENAGEDFVLHLIDTPGHVDFTYEVSRALEACEGAVLLVDAAQGIEAQTLANLYLALDRDLTVIPVLNKIDLPAADPDRYAAELAHIIGCEPTDVLRVSGKTGEGVAELLDEVVRQVPAPRGDADAPARAMIFDSVYDIYRGVVTYVRVVDGKITPRERIAMMSTGATHELLEVGIVSPEPKPSKGLGVGEVGYLITGVKDVRQSKVGDTVTTARHGATEALTGYREPRPMVYSGLYPVDGSDYPNLRDALDKLQLNDAALTYEPETSVALGFGFRCGFLGLLHMEITRERLEREFDLDLISTSPNVVYRVVKDDNTELIVTNPSDWPEGKVRTVYEPVVKTTIIAPSEFIGTIMELCQSRRGELGGMDYLSPERVELRYTMPLGEIIFDFFDSLKSRTRGYASLDYEEAGEQEAELVKVDILLQGEAVDAFSAIVHKDSAFAYGNKMTTKLKELIPRQQFEVPVQAAIGSKIIARENIRAIRKDVLSKCYGGDITRKRKLLEKQKEGKKRMKTIGRVEVPQEAFVAALSTDAPADSKTAKK, encoded by the coding sequence TTGTGTCGCGAGCACGGCCGCTGGATAGGCTGGCAGGGTCCGCCCCCTGCCACGCGCACCGCTCACCAGGAGATTCCCATCAGCAGTTTCGCCGACACAACGTTCACCGCGCCGGCGCAGATTCGGAACTTCTGCATCATCGCTCACATCGACCACGGCAAATCGACGCTGGCCGACCGGATGCTGCAGCTCACCGGCGTCGTCGACGACCGGTCGATGCGCGCGCAGTACCTGGACCGGATGGACATCGAGCGGGAACGCGGCATCACCATCAAGGCGCAGAACGTCCGGCTGCCGTGGACGGTCCGGGAAGGCGAAAACGCAGGCGAGGATTTCGTCCTGCACCTGATCGACACCCCCGGCCACGTCGACTTCACCTACGAGGTGTCCCGGGCGCTGGAGGCCTGCGAGGGCGCGGTGCTGCTGGTCGACGCTGCCCAGGGCATCGAGGCGCAGACCCTGGCGAATCTGTACCTGGCGCTGGACCGCGACCTGACCGTCATCCCGGTGCTCAACAAGATCGACCTGCCCGCCGCCGACCCGGACCGCTACGCCGCCGAACTCGCCCACATCATCGGCTGCGAGCCCACCGACGTGCTGCGGGTGTCCGGCAAGACCGGCGAGGGCGTGGCCGAGCTGCTCGACGAGGTGGTGCGCCAGGTGCCCGCCCCACGCGGTGACGCCGACGCGCCGGCCCGGGCGATGATCTTCGACTCGGTCTATGACATCTACCGCGGCGTGGTGACCTACGTCCGCGTCGTCGACGGCAAGATCACCCCCCGCGAGCGGATCGCGATGATGTCCACCGGCGCCACCCACGAGCTGCTCGAGGTCGGCATCGTCTCGCCCGAACCGAAGCCGTCCAAAGGCCTCGGCGTCGGGGAGGTCGGCTACCTGATCACCGGCGTGAAGGACGTGCGCCAGTCCAAGGTCGGTGACACCGTCACGACGGCGCGCCACGGCGCCACCGAGGCGCTCACCGGATACCGCGAACCCAGACCGATGGTGTATTCCGGGCTGTACCCCGTCGACGGGTCGGACTACCCGAACCTGCGCGACGCGCTGGACAAACTGCAGCTCAACGACGCCGCGCTGACCTACGAACCGGAAACCTCGGTGGCCCTGGGGTTCGGGTTCCGCTGCGGGTTCCTCGGCCTGCTGCACATGGAGATCACCCGCGAACGCCTGGAACGCGAATTCGACCTGGACCTGATCTCCACCTCGCCCAACGTCGTCTACCGCGTGGTCAAAGACGACAACACCGAACTCATCGTCACCAACCCGTCGGACTGGCCCGAGGGCAAGGTCCGCACCGTCTACGAACCCGTGGTGAAGACGACGATCATCGCGCCGAGCGAATTCATCGGCACCATCATGGAACTGTGCCAGTCCCGCCGCGGCGAACTCGGCGGCATGGACTACCTCTCGCCCGAACGCGTCGAACTGCGCTACACCATGCCGCTGGGCGAGATCATCTTCGACTTCTTCGACTCACTGAAGTCCCGTACCCGCGGCTACGCGTCGCTGGACTACGAGGAGGCCGGCGAGCAGGAGGCCGAGCTGGTCAAGGTCGACATCCTGCTCCAGGGCGAGGCCGTCGACGCGTTCTCCGCGATCGTGCACAAGGATTCGGCTTTCGCCTACGGCAACAAGATGACCACCAAGCTCAAGGAACTCATCCCGCGTCAGCAGTTCGAGGTTCCGGTGCAGGCCGCCATCGGATCGAAGATCATTGCCCGCGAGAACATCCGGGCCATCCGCAAGGATGTGCTCTCCAAGTGCTACGGCGGTGACATCACCCGCAAGCGCAAGCTGCTGGAGAAGCAGAAGGAGGGCAAGAAGCGGATGAAGACCATCGGCCGCGTCGAGGTCCCCCAGGAGGCGTTCGTTGCCGCGCTGTCCACGGATGCCCCCGCCGACAGCAAGACAGCCAAGAAATAA
- a CDS encoding type II toxin-antitoxin system PemK/MazF family toxin — translation MASQWKTVQRFAERLVFEEAPRFVKGLQHPEGLRRGFQTTVQQSLVQALTIGIDVLSEAALQQRALTAGRPVTRDGVPTAHRARRISYSPALDGRADPGEIVWTWVVFSDDPTRGKDRPVLVVGRDRKTLLGLMLSSQAYHAEDPNWVGIGSGTWDDDGRDSWVRLDRVLDVPEEGIRREGAILDRATFETVAVHLRTRYSWS, via the coding sequence ATGGCATCGCAGTGGAAGACGGTGCAGCGATTCGCCGAGCGGCTGGTGTTCGAGGAGGCACCCCGGTTCGTCAAGGGATTGCAGCACCCCGAGGGCCTGCGACGCGGTTTCCAGACCACCGTGCAGCAGAGCCTGGTGCAGGCGCTGACCATCGGCATCGACGTGCTCAGCGAGGCGGCGCTGCAGCAGCGCGCGCTGACCGCCGGGCGCCCGGTCACCCGCGACGGTGTGCCGACCGCCCACCGGGCGCGGCGCATCAGCTACTCCCCGGCGCTGGACGGGCGCGCCGACCCCGGCGAGATCGTCTGGACCTGGGTGGTCTTCTCCGACGACCCGACGCGCGGCAAGGACCGGCCGGTGCTGGTGGTGGGCCGCGACCGCAAGACGCTGCTGGGGCTGATGCTGTCGAGTCAGGCGTACCACGCCGAGGACCCGAACTGGGTCGGGATCGGCAGCGGAACCTGGGACGACGACGGCCGGGACAGCTGGGTGCGGCTGGACCGGGTGCTCGACGTCCCCGAGGAGGGCATCCGCCGCGAGGGCGCGATCCTGGACCGTGCGACGTTCGAGACCGTCGCCGTGCACCTGCGCACGCGCTACTCCTGGTCCTGA
- a CDS encoding GNAT family N-acetyltransferase has translation MTPVVARPAAAADIADLSAALARAFRDDPVMSWMVPDPRRREVALPRLYAALTRHHYLRGGGAEVATGGAGRIGAAALWAPPQHWQSTPREFLAMAPAMLRALGRDVLRGKAVDDAMQARHPAEPHWYLGIIGSDPDVRGDGYGAALMRSRLSRCDREFAPAYLESSNADNVPYYQRFGFTVTGEIVVPDGPTLWQMWRNPG, from the coding sequence ATGACTCCTGTTGTGGCCCGGCCTGCAGCTGCCGCTGATATCGCGGACCTATCGGCGGCGCTGGCGCGGGCATTCCGCGACGATCCGGTGATGTCCTGGATGGTGCCGGACCCGCGGCGACGCGAGGTGGCACTGCCGCGGTTGTACGCAGCCCTGACCCGGCACCACTATCTGCGCGGGGGCGGGGCCGAGGTCGCTACCGGCGGCGCCGGCCGAATCGGAGCCGCCGCATTGTGGGCGCCGCCGCAGCACTGGCAGAGCACTCCCCGGGAGTTTCTGGCGATGGCGCCCGCCATGCTGCGGGCGCTGGGCCGCGATGTGCTGCGGGGAAAGGCAGTCGACGACGCAATGCAGGCCCGACACCCGGCGGAACCGCACTGGTATCTGGGGATTATCGGCAGCGATCCCGATGTCCGTGGTGACGGCTACGGTGCCGCGCTGATGCGCTCCCGATTGTCCCGCTGCGACCGGGAATTCGCGCCGGCCTACCTGGAGTCGAGCAACGCCGACAACGTGCCCTACTATCAGCGATTCGGCTTCACGGTGACCGGCGAAATCGTCGTTCCGGACGGCCCCACCCTGTGGCAGATGTGGCGCAACCCCGGGTGA